From the genome of Notolabrus celidotus isolate fNotCel1 chromosome 5, fNotCel1.pri, whole genome shotgun sequence, one region includes:
- the gng8 gene encoding guanine nucleotide-binding protein G(I)/G(S)/G(O) subunit gamma-8: MSNNMAKIADARKTVEQLKLEVNIERMMVSKAAADLMAYCETHAKEDPLVTPVPSSENPFREKKLFCEIL; this comes from the exons ATGTCCAACAACATGGCCAAGATTGCAGATGCCAGGAAGACAGTGGAACAACTGAAACTGGAAGTGAACATAGAGAGGATGATG gtgtcaaaagcagcagctGACCTAATGGCCTACTGTGAAACTCACGCCAAAGAGGACCCACTGGTGACACCCGTACCGTCTTCTGAGAACCCGTTTCGAGAGAAGAAACTATTCTGTGAAATACTATAG
- the tmem45b gene encoding transmembrane protein 45B, with translation MANFGGHAIPGSFFLLYGFWLTVKHILQHYWRSNQPKGKQIMPPLFKRMEYIEGGFHIFASFVGIMVEQFVVDGPHAHLLNSESHAWVKLMNWQHSTMYLFFGIAGIAMVASAASKLVPTGVDRLAMSVALFVEGFLFYYHVHSRPPLDAHIHSLLLVAVFVGSASTMLEVFIRDNIILELLRACMFILQGSWFYQIGFVLYPLSGPQWNLEEHSNIMFVTMCFCWHLAVALLLVTCTSSLVSFMVKRFSAKGRDIEIGMRNTSSKSSSQKALLEESDEE, from the exons ATGGCGAACTTTGGAGGCCATGCCATCCCTGGCTCCTTCTTCCTGCTCTATGGCTTCTGGCTTACAGTGAAACACATTCTCCAACACTACTGGAGGTCAAATCAGCCCAAAGGGAAACAGATTATGCCACCTTTATTTAAGAGAATGGAGTACATCGAGGGAGGATTTCATATCTTTGCATCATTTGTTG GTATCATGGTCGAACAGTTTGTGGTGGACGGACCACATGCTCATCTTCTCAACTCAGAGAGCCATGCATGGGTGAAGCTGATGAACTGGCAGCACAGCACAATGTATCTGTTCTTTGGGATCGCTGGAATCGCAATGGTGGCCAGTGCTGCGTCCAAACTGGTGCCGACTGGTGTTGACCGCCTCGCTATGTCAGTGGCTCTGTTCGTTGAAG gGTTTCTGTTCTATTACCACGTGCACAGTCGACCACCACTGGACGCTCACATTCACTCCCTGCTGCTGGTGGCTGTGTTTGTTGGATCAGCGAGCACCATGCTGGAGGTGTTCATAAGAGACAACATCATTTTGGAGCTGCTCAGAGCATGCATGTTCATCCTACAGGGCTCATGGTTCTACCAg ATTGGCTTTGTACTTTACCCTCTAAGTGGACCACAGTGGAACCTGGAAGAGCACAGCAACATCATGTTTGTGACAATGTGCTTCTGCTGGCATCTAGCTGTGGCTCTGCTTTTAGTCACCTGCACCTCCTCTCTGGTTTCATT CATGGTGAAGCGGTTCTCAGCAAAGGGACGGGACATCGAGATTGGAATGCGAAATACCTCCTCCAAATCAAGCTCCCAGAAAGCTTTGCTTGAAGAATCGGATGAAGAGTGA